In one Melopsittacus undulatus isolate bMelUnd1 chromosome 4, bMelUnd1.mat.Z, whole genome shotgun sequence genomic region, the following are encoded:
- the LOC101878647 gene encoding bone morphogenetic protein 2-like produces MAGLELALALAGLLSLPSASGLPLRPGPREEVLAAALQRLREVFDIEELPPDVLPRKKPPQFMVDLFNKVADPNGITRAPGLLESNVVRSFEDRVHLDQYRFYFDISAMEKGEQMLKAEFRVFKLKRPHVSLRSDMKHFCKVEVYELLESGSKPQKKHLVASRLLSMYTEGWEVFNVTQTVSKWVGNSSSNHGFLITATHVFNNRIEHNLIKFAKSQGTLQESRNALLVLFTNSNKQRPPSFIPSATKPEMKPAKNVVSRVPRKAQVIESRNAGMSRRPRAAEIPSAKSQVTVCHRRELYVDFHAIGWSGWIIYPSGYNAFYCRGSCLFPLGESLNATNHATVQSIVHTLKLSQDIGTPCCVPDELKSLNLLYFDDKENVVLKNYKDMVATRCGCH; encoded by the exons ATGGCGGGCCTGGAGCTGGCCTTGGCCTTGGCCGGGCTGCTGAGCCTGCCGTCGGCCAGCGGCCTGCCCTTGCGCCCCGGCCCGCGGGAAGAGGTTCTGGCGGCGGCCTTGCAGAGGCTGCGCGAGGTCTTCGACATCGAGGAGCTGCCGCCCGATGTCCTTCCCCGCAAGAAGCCGCCCCAGTTCATGGTCGATCTCTTCAACAAGGTGGCTGACCCCAACGGCATCACCCGCGCTCCGGGGCTGCTGGAGAGCAACGTGGTGCGCAGCTTCGAGGACCGAG TTCACCTGGACCAGTACCGCTTCTACTTCGACATCAGCGCGATGGAGAAGGGTGAGCAGATGCTGAAAGCAGAGTTCAGGGTCTTCAAGCTGAAGAGGCCACACGTGTCTTTGAGGTCTGACATGAAACACTTCTGCAAA GTGGAAGTGTATGAGCTCTTGGAGAGTGGAAGcaagccacaaaaaaaacatCTCGTTGCTTCAAGATTATTGTCCATGTACACAGAAGGCTGGGAAGTATTCAATGTCACGCAGACA GTTTCCAAGTGGGttggaaacagcagctccaaCCATGGCTTTCTGATAACTGCAACACATGTATTCAACAATAGAATTGAGCACAACCTGATTAAGTTTGCTAAGAGCCAGGGCACTTTGCAGGAGAGTAGAAATGCTCTCCTTGTCCTCTTCACCAACAGTAACAAACAGAGGCCTCCCAGCTTCATACCCTCTGCCACAA AACCGGAGATGAAACCTGCCAAAAATGTTGTTTCACGAGTGCCTCGCAAAGCTCAGGTCATCGAAAGCAGAAATGCAGGCATGAGCAGGAGACCTCGAGCTGCTGAAATCCCTTCTGCTAAAAGCCAGGTAACAGTTTGTCATCGAAGGGAACTCTACGTTGACTTCCATGCTATTGGCTGGTCAGGATGGATTATTTACCCAAGTGGATACAATGCATTTTATTGCAGAGGATCCTGTCTCTTCCCCTTGGGGGAAAGTCTAAATGCAACAAATCATGCTACAGTTCAGTCCATAGTCCATACACTTAAACTGTCTCAAGATATCGGCACACCTTGCTGTGTGCCAGATGAATTGAAGTCCCTCAATCTCCTCTACTTTGATGACAAAGAGAATGTGGTCCTTAAAAATTATAAAGACATGGTGGCAACAAGGTGTGGTTGTCATTAG